A region from the Pelobates fuscus isolate aPelFus1 chromosome 1, aPelFus1.pri, whole genome shotgun sequence genome encodes:
- the PLEKHB1 gene encoding pleckstrin homology domain-containing family B member 1 gives MALLKSGWLWRQSSILRRWKRHWFDLWIDGTLVYYPDEARGTYEERLLLKFHCTNIRAGAECEDIQLPEGGSRDALVMLQMQDHRVYLCAESEDDAVAWKMALDDAKYYPVYVYDPYDDSYQTVPMHDHHAVYTGHGYGHYGYMHGMPPVLVREDPYERRYGQQMALGMLAGAATGSAMSALMWLPCWF, from the exons ATGGCCTTGTTGAAGAGCGGCTGGCTGTGGAGGCAAA GCTCCATTTTGAGGCGCTGGAAGAGGCATTGGTTTGATCTGTGGATAGACGGCACTCTGGTTTATTATCCAGATGAAGCACGTGGAACCTATGAAGAGAGACTCCTATTGAAGTTTCATTGTACAAATATAAGGGCTGGTGCGGAGTGTGAAG ACATCCAGCTACCAGAAGGCGGTTCTCGGGACGCTTTGGTGATGTTACAGATGCAAGATCACAGGGTGTATTTATGTGCAGAGAGCGAGGACGATGCGGT GGCTTGGAAGATGGCTCTGGATGATGCTAAATACTACCCG GTGTATGTATACGATCCTTATGATGACAGTTACCAAACCGTACCTATGCACGATCACCACGCTGTTTATACGGGTCACGGTTATGGCCATTATGGCTACA TGCATGGAATGCCACCTGTCCTTGTCAGAGAGGATCCCTACGAACGACGATACGGACAGCAGATGGCCCTCGGAATGCTTGCTGGGGCAGCCACAGGATCTGCTATGAGCGCCCTCATGTGGCTGCCATGTTGGTTTTAG